CTACAAAGCTTCTCGTAGATTGGATCGAATTCCAAGAGCACGAAGAGGCATCTTATGAGACAATAAGAAAAGGAATTTTAATGAAATTTGTGAATACCTTTTTCGTTCAAGAGAAATTAACCCCAATTGTTCACATAAAGCTGCCAGTAGAGTGTATACAGTATTTTGATAGCCCATTGCGGGCGCATCATGAACCCCGATCGCAGCCTATTATAACCCATCTGCAAATACTCTCGTCTTCCTACTATTTATCTAATTGATTGGttcatttcattttcagcacGCCTAGTTACAATTCACACAATTGGGATCTGGAGTGACAAATGGATGACTAAATATCTCCAAGATCAAAGAGTTTTCCCACGGCTCCTGGTACACCCTTCAATTCCGATGCGTCCGGGTACGCAGAGATCGCATTGGCCACTATGGCCTTTAGCTCGTTCAATGGAGAAGTCTCTGTAGAGAAAAGATAAATGTTGAACGGTGGCCCGGCGCGCTTTTTCTTGATCGTCTTTAAATCTTGGTGAACCAAAAATTGTGCAATTGGTTTCATAACAGAGAACATCAAGGGGCCGATGTTCCCCCTAAGCTTCTGTTTTTTCGATTCATCGGGGCCGCCATAAGTCCAGACAGTTTCAATGGTCCAAAGTAAGTAAGAGTACTATAGTTGTGGACACGGGTAACCCCTCAGTACTGATGATTGATCGAGCGATATTAATCTGTTGATGGGTACTAACCGAAGCATCGAATGCCAGCATAACCTAGTGAATTATGATTAGTATATTCATATCTAAAGGCTGACTTCAATATTACCGGATACGACTTCTCCCTACCCTCAAACTGTTTTGTGTCTGGGTTTGGAGCCAGTTTATGAACATTCAGGTTCAGTTCGCTCAACTTTTTGAATATTTCGTAGTGAGATTGTTCCGAGCTTGAAGAGCCCGTCGTTGGGGGACCTCCCTCGCCCTGCTCGATGATTAGAGATAGCTTGTCTTCAGCAGTTTGGAGGTCAGTAATCGCAGCTAGTTCTCCTTGGAACCAAGGGTCATCATCTCCCCATTGTCTCTTGGCCGAATCTTTATCAAAGATGTCGTCTCCAAGTCTATTATGAAGATCTCTTAAACCTGAAATAAGACCATCTTTTAGCTGTATGAGATTAGATTGATGTATGAAACAAACCCTCTTTGAGGCTTCCGTAGAATTGGCCGATACTCTCGTATTGTGCAAGCATTTTGGTTTTTAACAGAGTTTCTTCTTGTTCAACTTTCTCATCAACTGGTTGTTCAACCTAGACACGGTTGTCATGATTTGAATGAAGTGAAATGCCCTGGCATCCATACCTCAACAAAGTTTTGAAACTGGTATGGATGTGCCGGAGCTAACGTCAAAAGCACTCCCTCGTACAATATCTCTGACGGATATTTTGGGGCGAAGGCTTCCCCATATAACTGGGGTCGACCACGAACCGCAGTGAGCAGGTTTCCCGCAAGTATCAAGTGAAGCATCTCTTGTGCAACAATGCCTAAGAAGCATTATTTGTCGCATATCATCCAATAAGGTATGCCACATACCCCGAACGCCAGCGACGGCCACTTGTTCTGGGCTTTCAGACCCGGCATTGTCGGTATTAATAGAATACATGGCAAACAAGTAAAGTGGAATAGTATAAAGCTCAAGTATAACAGCAGTTTGAAGATGTTGCCGAAGTGCTGTTAACGTCCACTCCTTTGGAGCACCC
This genomic interval from Rhizoctonia solani chromosome 11, complete sequence contains the following:
- a CDS encoding ferritin-like protein encodes the protein MSQHVGVSTQPVYKAPTGAPKEWTLTALRQHLQTAVILELYTIPLYLFAMYSINTDNAGSESPEQVAVAGVRGIVAQEMLHLILAGNLLTAVRGRPQLYGEAFAPKYPSEILYEGVLLTLAPAHPYQFQNFVEVEQPVDEKVEQEETLLKTKMLAQYESIGQFYGSLKEGLRDLHNRLGDDIFDKDSAKRQWGDDDPWFQGELAAITDLQTAEDKLSLIIEQGEGGPPTTGSSSSEQSHYEIFKKLSELNLNVHKLAPNPDTKQFEGREKSYPVMLAFDASYSYLLWTIETVWTYGGPDESKKQKLRGNIGPLMFSVMKPIAQFLVHQDLKTIKKKRAGPPFNIYLFSTETSPLNELKAIVANAISAYPDASELKGVPGAVGKLFDLGDI